In a single window of the Pseudopipra pipra isolate bDixPip1 chromosome Z, bDixPip1.hap1, whole genome shotgun sequence genome:
- the TLN1 gene encoding talin-1 isoform X2: MVALSLKISIGNVVKTMQFEPSTMVYDACRMIRERVPEAQMGQPNDFGLFLSDEDPKKGIWLEAGKALDYYMLRNGDTMEYKKKQRPLKIRMLDGTVKTVMVDDSKTVTDMLMTICARIGITNYDEYSLVREIMEEKKEEVTGTLKKDKTLLRDEKKMEKLKQKLHTDDELNWLDHGRTLREQGIDDNETLLLRRKFFYSDQNVDSRDPVQLNLLYVQARDDILNGSHPVSFDKACEFAGHQCQIQFGPHNEQKHKPGFLELKDFLPKEYIKQKGERKIFMAHKNCGNMSEIEAKVRYVKLARSLKTYGVSFFLVKEKMKGKNKLVPRLLGITKECVMRVDEKTKEVIQEWSLTNIKRWAASPKSFTLDFGDYQDGYYSVQTTEGEQIAQLIAGYIDIILKKKKSKDHFGLEGDEESTMLEDSVSPKKSTVLQQQFNRVGKAELGSVALPAIMRTGAGGPENFQVGTMPQPQLQITSGQMHRGHMPPLTSAQQALTGTINSSMQAVHAAQATLDDFETLPPLGQDAASKAWRKNKMDESKHEIHSQVDAITAGTASVVNLTAGDPADTDYTAVGCAVTTISSNLTEMSKGVKLLAALMEDEGGNGRQLLQAAKNLASAVSDLLKTAQPASAEPRQNLLQAAGLVGQTSGELLQQIGESDTDPRFQDMLMQLAKAVASAAATLVLKAKNVAQKTEDAALQTQVIAAATQCALSTSQLVACTKVVAPTISSPVCQEQLIEAGKLVAKSAEGCVEASKAATSDDQLLKQVGVAATAVTQALNDLLQHIKQHALGGQPIGRYDQATDTILNVTENIFSSMGDAGEMVRQARILAQATSDLVNAIKADAEGETDLENSRKLLSAAKILADATAKMVEAAKGAAAHPDSEEQQQRLREAAEGLRMATNAAAQNAIKKKLVHKLEHAAKQAAASATQTIAAAQHASSSNKNPAAQQQLVQSCKVVAEQIPMLVQGVRGSQSQPDSPSAQLALIAASQNFLQPGGKMVAAAKATVPTITDQASAMQLSQCAKNLAAALAELRTAAQKAQEACGPLEIDSALGLVQSLERDLQEAKAAARDGKLKPLPGETMEKCAQDLGNSTKAVSSAIAHLLGEVAQGNENYTGIAAREVAQALRSLSQAARGVAANTSNPQAQNAMLECASDVMDKANNLIEEARKAVAKPGDPESQQRLAQVAKAVSQALNRCVNCLPGQRDVDAAIRMVGEASKRLLADSFPPSTKSFQEAQSQLNQAAAGLNQSANELVQASRGTPQDLAKSSGKFGQDFNEFLQAGVEMAGQSPNKEDQAQVVSNLKSISMSSSKLLLAAKALSADPAAPNLKNQLAAAARAVTDSINQLITMCTQQAPGQKECDNALRELETVKELLENPTQTVNDMSYFNCLDSVMENSKVLGESMAGISQNAKNSKLPEFGDSISAASKALCGLTEAAAQAAYLVGVSDPNSQAGQQGLVDPTQFARANQAIQMACQNLVDPACTQSQVLSAATIVAKHTSALCNTCRLASSRTANPVAKRQFVQSAKEVANSTANLVKTIKALDGEFNEENRERCRAATAPLIEAVDNLTAFASNPEFATVPAQISPEGRRAMEPIVSSAKTMLESSAGLIQTARSLAVNPKDPPQWSVLAGHSRTVSDSIKKLITNMRDKAPGQRECDEAIEVLNRCMREVDQASLAAISQQLAPREDISQEALHNQMITAVQEISNLIEPVAGAARAEASQLGHKVSQMAQYFEPLIMAAIGAASKTPNHQQQMNLLDQTKTLAESALQMLYTAKEAGGNPKQAAHTQEALEEAVQMMKEAVEDLTTTLNEAASAAGVVGGMVDSITQAINQLDEGPMGEPEGTFVDYQTTMVKTAKAIAVTVQEMVTKSTTNPDELGTLANQLTNDYGQLAQEAKPAALTAENEEIGSHIKRRVQELGHGCAALVTKAGALQCSPSDAYTKKELIESARKVSEKVSHVLAALQAGNRGTQACITAASAVSGIIADLDTTIMFATAGTLNRENSETFADHREGILKTAKALVEDTKVLVQNATASQEKLAQAAQSSVTTITRLAEVVKLGAASLGSEDPETQVVLINAVKDVAKALGDLIGATKAAAGKAGDDPAVYQLKNSAKVMVTNVTSLLKTVKAVEDEATKGTRALEATIEHIRQELAVFSSPVPPAKVSTPEDFIRMTKGITMATAKAVAAGNSCRQEDVIATANLSRRAIADMLRACKEAAYHPEVSGDVRQRALRFGKECADGYLELLEHVLVILQKPTHELKQQLAGYSKRVASSVTELIQAAEAMKGTEWVDPEDPTVIAENELLGAAAAIEAAAKKLEQLKPRAKPKQADESLNFEEQILEAAKSIAAATSALVKAASAAQRELVAQGKVGAIPANAVDDGQWSQGLISAARMVAAATNNLCEAANAAVQGHASEEKLISSAKQVAASTAQLLVACKVKADHDSEAMKRLQAAGNAVKRASDNLVKAAQKAAAFQDHDETVVVKEKMVGGIAQIIAAQEEMLRKERELEEARKKLAMIRQQQYKFLPSELRDEEQN; the protein is encoded by the exons ATGGTTGCCCTCTCGCTGAAGATCAGCATTGGCAATGTGGTGAAGACGATGCAGTTCGAGCCCTCCACCATGGTGTACGACGCCTGCCGCATGATCCGTGAGCGGGTGCCCGAGGCCCAGATGGGACAGC CCAATGATTTTGGGCTGTTCCTCTCGGATGAAGACCCAAAGAAAGGAATCTGGCTGGAGGCTGGGAAGGCCCTGGACTACTACATGCTTCGCAATGGG GATACCATGGAATACAAGAAGAAGCAGCGGCCCCTGAAGATCCGCATGCTGGATGGGACAGTAAAAACGGTGATGGTGGATGACTCCAAAACTGTCACGGACATGCTCATGACAATCTGTGCCCGAATTG gcATCACAAACTATGATGAGTACTCGCTTGTTCGGGAGAttatggaagagaagaaggaggaggttACTGGCACCCTCAAGAAGGACAAGACCCTGCTGCGAGATGAGAAGAAGATGGAGAAGCTCAAGCAGAAATTGCACACAGATGACGAGT TGAATTGGCTGGACCATGGCCGGACCCTGCGCGAGCAAGGCATTGACGACAACGAAACGCTGCTGCTGCGGCGCAAGTTCTTCTACTCTGACCAGAACGTGGACTCGCGAGATCCTGTGCAGCTCAACCTGCTCTACGTGCAG GCTCGTGACGACATCCTGAACGGTTCCCACCCTGTCTCCTTTGACAAAGCCTGCGAGTTTGCTGGCCACCAGTGCCAGATCCAGTTTGGGCCACACAACGAGCAGAAGCACAAGCCAGGCTTTCTGGA GCTCAAGGATTTCCTGCCTAAGGAGTACATCAAGCAGAAAGGGGAGCGCAAGATCTTCATG GCCCACAAGAACTGCGGGAACATGAGCGAGATTGAGGCCAAAGTTCGCTATGTGAAACTTGCCCGTTCCCTCAAGACCTACGGGGTCTCCTTCTTCTTGGTCAAG GAGAAGATGAAGGGGAAGAACAAGCTGGTGCCACGGCTGCTGGGGATCACCAAGGAGTGTGTGATGCGCGTGGATGAGAAAACCAAGGAAGTGATTCAGGAGTGGAGCCTGACCAACATCAAGCGTTGGGCAGCCTCACCCAAGAGCTTCACCCTG GATTTTGGAGATTACCAGGATGGTTACTACTCGGTGCAGACGACGGAGGGGGAACAGATCGCCCAGCTGATTGCTGGCTACATAGATATCATCCTGAAAAAG aaaaagagcaaagacCACTTTGGACTGGAGGGGGATGAGGAGTCCACCATGCTGGAAGATTCTGTATCTCCAAAGAA GTCGACAGTCTTGCAGCAGCAGTTTAACCGTGTAGGCAAGGCGGAGCTGGGCTCAGTGGCCTTGCCAGCCATCATGCGGACGGGGGCTGGAGGGCCAGAAAACTTCCAGGTGGGCACGATGCCGCAGCCTCAACTGCAAATCACCAGTGGCCAGATGCACCGAGGGCACATGCCTCCCCTG ACCTCAGCCCAGCAAGCTCTGACTGGCACCATCAACTCAAGCATGCAGGCTGTGCATGCAGCTCAGGCCACGCTGGACGACTTCGAGACCTTGCCACCCCTTGGGCAGGATGCT GCATCCAAAGCTTGGCGCAAAAACAAAATGGATGAGTCTAAGCATGAGATCCACTCCCAAGTGGATGCTAtcactgctggcacagcctcaGTGGTCAACCTCACTGCAG GGGATCCAGCAGACACGGACTATACCGCCGTGGGTTGCGCTGTCACCACCATCTCTTCCAACCTGACGGAGATGTCCAAGGGCGTGAAGCTGCTGGCTGCACTGATGGAAGACGAGGGAGGGAATGGGCGGCAGCTTCTGCAGGCAGCCAAGAACCTGGCCAGTGCCGTCTCAGACCTGCTGAAAACAGCACAGCCTGCCAGCGCTGAG CCTCGCCAGAATCTCCTGCAGGCTGCCGGCCTCGTGGGCCAGACCAgcggggagctgctgcagcagatcGGGGAGAGCGACACCGACCCCCGGTTCCAG gacaTGCTTATGCAGCTGGCGAAGGCAGTGGCCAGTGCTGCTGCTACACTGGTGCTCAAAGCCAAGAACGTGGCTCAGAAAACGGAAGACGCAGCGCTGCAGACACAGGTGATCGCTGCAGCCACCCAGTGCGCCCTCTCCACCTCCCAGCTCGTGGCCTGCACCAAG GTTGTGGCTCCCACAATCAGTTCCCCAGTCTGCCAGGAGCAACTGATTGAGGCTGGCAAGTTGGTGGCCAAGTCAGCTGAGGGCTGCGTGGAGGCCTCCAAGGCAGCCACCAGTGATGACCAGCTCCTGAAGCAGGTGGGGGTGGCAGCCACGGCTGTCACCCAGGCCCTCAATGACCTGCTGCAGCACATCAAGCAGCACGCCTTGGGCGGGCAGCCCATCGGGCGCTACGACCAGGCCACTGACACCATCCTCAACGTCACTGAGAACATATTCAGCTCCATGGGCGATGCAG GGGAGATGGTGCGTCAGGCTCGTATTCTAGCCCAGGCCACCTCAGACCTTGTCAATGCCATCAAAGCCGACGCTGAGGGAGAGACTGACCTGGAGAATTCACGCAAGCTTCTGAGTGCAGCCAAGATCCTGGCTGATGCCACTGCCAAGATGGTGGAGGCTGCGAAG ggagctgcagcccacCCAGacagtgaggagcagcagcagcggctGCGCgaggcagcagaggggctgcgCATGGCAACCAATGCCGCAGCCCAGAATGCCATCAAGAAGAAGCTCGTACACAAGCTGGAG CATGCAGCCAAGCAGGCCGCCGCCTCCGCCACCCAGACCATCGCTGCCGCGCAGCACGCCTCCTCCTCCAACAAGAACcctgctgcccagcagcagctggtgcagagcTGCAAG GTGGTGGCAGAGCAGATCCCAATGCTGGTGCAGGGTGTGCGAGGAAGCCAGTCCCAGCCAgacagccccagtgcccagctggcCCTCATTGCTGCCAGTCAGAACTTCCTGCAG CCTGGTGGGAAGATGGTAGCTGCAGCCAAGGCCACTGTCCCCACCATCACGGACCAAGCCTCTGCGATGCAGCTCAGCCAGTGTGCCAAGAActtggctgcagctctggctgagcTCCGCACAGCAGCCCAGAAG GCTCAGGAGGCGTGCGGACCCCTGGAGATAGACTCTGCACTGGGTCTGGtgcagagcctggagagggacTTGCAGGAAGCCAAGGCAGCTGCCCGCGATGGCAAGCTCAAGCCTCTGCCAGGAGAGACG ATGGAGAAGTGTGCCCAGGACCTGGGGAACAGCACCAAAGCTGTCAGCTCCGCCATCGCTCACCTCCTGGGAGAGGTGGCCCAGGGCAATGAGAACTACACAG GAATCGCTGCCCGGGAAGTGGCCCAGGCCCTGCGCTCGCTCAGCCAGGCTGCCCGTGGTGTGGCGGCCAACACCTCCAACCCACAGGCACAGAATGCCATGCTGGAGTGTGCCAGCGACGTCATGGATAAAGCCAACAACCTCATCGAGGAGGCGCGAAAGGCAGTGGCCAAGCCTGGTGACCCAGAGAGCCAGCAGCGCCTGGCCCAG GTGGCCAAGGCAGTATCACAGGCCCTGAACCGCTGCGTTAACTGCCTGCCAGGGCAGCGTGACGTGGATGCTGCCATCCGCATGGTGGGAGAGGCCAGCAAGAGGCTGCTCGCGGATTCG TTTCCTCCCAGCACCAAGAGCTTCCAGGAGGCACAGAGCCAGCTGAACCAGGCAGCTGCGGGGCTCAACCAGTCTGCCAACGAGCTGGTGCAGGCATCACGTGGCACTCCTCAAGACCTGGCCAAGTCCTCTGGCAAATTTGGGCAGGACTTCAATGAGTTCCTGCAGGCAGGAGTGGAGATGGCCGGCCAGTCCCCG AATAAGGAAGACCAGGCACAGGTGGTGTCAAACTTGAAGAGCATCTCCATGTCCTCCAGcaagctgctgctggctgcaaaGGCTCTCTCTGCTGACCCTGCAGCCCCCAACCTCAAGAATCAGCTGGCAGCAGCGGCACG ggctgtgacCGACAGCATTAACCAGCTGATCACCATGTGCACCCAGCAGGCCCCAGGCCAGAAGGAGTGTGACAATGCCCTGCGGGAGCTGGAG ACGGTGAAGGAGCTGTTGGAGAACCCCACCCAGACTGTCAATGACATGTCCTACTTCAACTGCCTCGACAGCGTCATGGAGAACTCCAAG GTGCTGGGTGAGTCCATGGCTGGCATCTCCCAGAATGCCAAGAACAGCAAACTGCCTGAGTTTGGGGATTCCATCAGTGCCGCCTCCAAAGCTCTTTGTGGGCTGACAGAGGCAGCTGCCCAG GCTGCCTACCTTGTGGGAGTGTCAGACCCCAATAGCCAGGCTGGACAGCAGGGCTTGGTAGACCCCACTCAGTTTGCCAGAGCTAACCAAGCCATCCAAATGGCCTGCCAGAACCTGGTGGACCCTGCCTGCACCCAGTCCCAG GTGCTGTCAGCAGCCACTATCGTAGCAAAACACACCTCAGCCCTGTGCAACACGTGCCGCCTGGCCTCCTCCCGCACCGCCAACCCCGTGGCCAAGCGCCAGTTCGTCCAGTCGGCCAAGGAGGTGGCCAACAGCACAGCTAACCTGGTGAAAACCATCAAG GCCCTGGATGGCGAGTTCAATGAGGAGAACCGGGAGCGGTGCCGTGCTGCCACTGCCCCTCTCATAGAGGCTGTGGATAACCTGACAGCCTTCGCCTCCAACCCGGAGTTCGCCACCGTTCCTGCCCAGATCAGCCCAGAG GGGCGTAGAGCCATGGAGCCCATTGTGTCTTCAGCCAAGACCATGCTAGAGAGCTCCGCTGGCCTCATCCAGACTGCCCGTTCTCTGGCTGTCAATCCCAAGGACCCACCGCAGTGGTCAGTGCTGGCTGGACACTCACGCACTGTCTCAGACTCCATCAAGAAGCTGATCACCAACATGAG GGACAAAGCTCCAGGACAGCGCGAGTGTGACGAGGCCATTGAGGTCCTGAACAGATGCATGCGGGAGGTGGACCAGGCCTCCCTTGCTGCCATCAGCCAGCAGCTGGCCCCCCGAGAAGATATCTCCCAGGAG GCTTTGCACAACCAGATGATCACAGCTGTCCAGGAGATCAGCAACCTGATTGAGCCTGTGGCCGGTGCAGCGCGAGCCGAGGCATCGCAGCTGGGGCACAAG GTGTCTCAGATGGCTCAATATTTTGAGCCTCTCATTATGGCAGCCATTGGCGCTGCCTCCAAAACGCCCAACCACCAGCAGCAGATGAACCTCCTGGACCAGACCAAAACACTGGCTGAATCCGCCCTGCAGATGCTGTACACAGCCAAGGAGGCTGGTGGGAACCCCAAG CAAGCTGCTCACACCCAGGAGGCTCTGGAAGAGGCTGTGCAGATGATGAAGGAAGCAGTGGAGGACCTGACCACCACCCTGAATGAggcagccagtgctgcaggTGTTGTAGGAGGCATGGTGGACTCCATTACCCAAGCCATCAACCAG CTGGACGAAGGGCCCATGGGTGAGCCAGAGGGCACCTTCGTGGACTACCAGACTACAATGGTGAAGACAGCCAAGGCCATCGCTGTGACTGTGCAGGAGATG GTCACCAAATCCACCACCAACCCAGATGAGCTGGGCACACTGGCCAATCAACTCACCAATGACTATGGGCAGCTGGCACAAGAGGCCAAGCCGGCTGCTCTCACTGCTGAGAATGAGGAG ATTGGCTCCCACATCAAGCGCcgggtgcaggagctgggccacgGCTGTGCCGCCCTGGTCACCAAGGCTGGAGCCCTGCAGTGCAGCCCCAGCGACGCCTACACCAAGAAGGAGCTGATAGAGAGTGCACGCAAGGTTTCTGAGAAG GTTTCTCACGTGCTGGCAGCTCTTCAGGCTGGGAACCGTGGGACACAAGCCTGCATCACAGCAGCCAGTGCTGTCTCTGGCATCATTGCTGACCTTGACACCACCATCATGTTTGCTACAGCAGGAACCCTCAACCGGGAGAACTCGGAGACCTTCGCTGACCACAG GGAGGGCATCTTGAAGACAGCCAAGGCGCTTGTGGAGGACACCAAGGTGTTGGTGCAGAACGCCACGGCCAGCCAGGAGAAGctagcccaggctgcccagTCCTCTGTGACCACCATCACCCGCCTGGCAGAGGTGGTGAAGCTGGGTGCTGCCAGCCTGGGATCTGAAGACCCAGAAACTCAG GTGGTCTTGATCAATGCTGTGAAGGATGTGGCCAAGGCACTTGGAGACCTGATTGGTGCCAccaaggcagctgctggcaaAGCTGGGGATGACCCTGCTGTCTACCAGCTGAAGAACTCTGCCAAG GTTATGGTGACAAACGTCACTTCCTTGCTGAAAACAGTGAAGGCTGTTGAGGACGAGGCCACGAAGGGGACACGGGCGCTGGAGGCCACAATAGAGCACATACGCCAAGAGCTGGCC GTGTTCTCCTCCCCTGTGCCTCCTGCCAAGGTCTCCACCCCAGAGGACTTCATCCGCATGACAAAAGGCATCACGATGGCCACGGCCAAAGCGGTGGCCGCTGGCAACTCCTGTCGGCAGGAGGATGTCATTGCCACGGCTAACCTGAGCCGTCGCGCCATCGCGGACATGCTGCGCGCCTGCAAg GAAGCAGCCTACCACCCGGAGGTGAGTGGGGATGTGCGGCAGCGGGCGCTGCGCTTTGGCAAGGAGTGTGCCGACGGTtacctggagctgctggagcacgTGCTGGTG ATCCTGCAGAAGCCGACTCACgagctgaagcagcagctggcaggcTACTCCAAGCGCGTGGCTAGCTCTGTCACCGAGCTCATCCAGGCAGCCGAGGCCATGAAAG GGACGGAGTGGGTTGACCCAGAAGACCCCACTGTCATTGCTGAGAACGAGTTGCTgggggcagcagctgccattgAGGCTGCAGCCAagaagctggagcagctgaagcCAAGAGCCAAGCCCAAG CAAGCAGACGAGAGCCTGAACTTCGAGGAACAGATCCTGGAAGCTGCCAAATCCATTGCTGCAGCCACAAGCGCCCTGGTGAAGGCAGCCTCAGCAGCCCAGCGGGAATTAGTGGCCCAAGGAAAA GTGGGCGCCATCCCAGCCAATGCAGTGGATGATGGACAGTGGTCCCAGGGTCTCATTTCAGCT GCACGCATGGTGGCTGCTGCCACCAACAACCTGTGTGAGGCTGCCAACGCAGCGGTGCAGGGCCATGCCAGCGAGGAGAAGCTCATCTCGTCCGCCAAGCAGGTGGCTGcctccacagcccagctcctggtggCCTGCAAGGTGAAGGCTGACCATGACTCAGAGGCCATGAAGCGGCTCCAG GCCGCCGGCAATGCTGTCAAGAGAGCGTCGGACAATCTGGTGAAGGCAGCTCAGAAGGCAGCTGCCTTCCAGGACCACGATGAAACGGTGGTGGTGAAGGAGAAGATGGTTGGGGGAATTGCACAG ATCATCGCTGCCCAGGAGGAGATGCTGCGCAAGGAGCGGGAGCTGGAGGAAGCGCGGAAGAAGCTGGCCATGATCCGGCAGCAGCAGTACAAGTTCCTGCCCTCGGAGCTGCGGGACGAGGAGCAGAACTGA